In Cydia amplana chromosome 13, ilCydAmpl1.1, whole genome shotgun sequence, a single genomic region encodes these proteins:
- the LOC134653713 gene encoding uncharacterized protein LOC134653713: MSARSRRLVRMATKDKDGNHKHEQEYEQRQASDLDESQERIADQMQQIFNDNIFLDDSTPESEQELPRTKITLPARRISETTSESESSLFGGDFSDNDPTYHPDEEDQQRSPGNHSDDDGGLITLQDLLGPNAKENIESFTISPEPDTIHQYEEINNDTVSDIATLILSDVLELVWAEVKTLSRWRTADPSNWKKNVAKKRRAEGLSYTTNNQIRAPKVPKTVDCTKCLFKCTDTFTEQDRAKICRTYWHLDFVSKKNFILARITVQPPKKILVERKRPARPYTTKCYFDLGTEKRQVCQKFFCSALGISSATLSDAVKNRDELGFYSGADGRGHHVPPNKTPPEKVQEVLDHISSFPTMEGHYIRKKSKRKYLESTLSVNKMHELYLLEYENNNPVSAITYRRIFSTQFNLSFFVPKKDQCQACNKYTSAQDKDKADLETTYSEHIQRKVACEAEKERDKQRAGTDPTFLSVSFDLQAILQIPCSKVGLLYYVRKLTVYNLTVYESALPNNAFCFSWSEVHGKKGSAEIGTILYHYLSNCISTNVTSVSLFSDTCGGQNRNQNVAAILLWAVNEIDHLQVIEQKFLESGHSYMEADSMHSSIESSKKNKDVFSMTDWKNIFKNARSKGVYNVGKKKVKKDPYNVKEFKYNEFYDLKRLAEAILKNKSKDCNGNKVLWLKIKKMKYVKGDSKIYFNYDSSEDYLNFDTKATATPQSGSRYRTRNQNKSNPGSVEPPPTPEAFLSHGLKKMYDKPLTISAAKKKDLLSLCDKGVIPEEYHGWFRSLNCDNDVIDRVPDVAASESSSDEDDC; this comes from the exons ATGAGTGCCAGGAGTAGAAGACTCGTTAGAATGGCCACGAAAGACAAGGATGGAAAcc ATAAACACGAGCAGGAGTACGAACAACGCCAGGCTTCAGATCTCGACGAGTCACAAGAACGTATAGCTGATCAGATGCAGCAGAtatttaatgataatatttttctCGATGATAGCACGCCAGAGTCGGAGCAAGAGCTACCACGGACTAAAATAACATTGCCTGCAAGGCGAATCTCGGAAACGACATCAGAGTCAGAGTCGTCATTATTCGGCGGCGACTTTTCTGATAACGATCCTACGTACCATCCAGACGAAGAGGACCAGCAGCGGTCTCCTGGCAACCACAGCGATGATGATGGTGGTTTAATTACGTTGCAGGACTTATTAGGCCCCAATGCTAAGGAAAACATTGAATCTTTTACTATATCACCAGAGCCAGACACCATTCACCAATATGAAGAGATAAATAATGACACAGTCTCTGACATTGCTACTCTAATATTATCAGATGTGTTAGAGTTGGTTtgggcagaagtgaaaacattAAGCCGTTGGCGAACTGCCGATCCGAGCAATTGGAAAAAAAATGTCGCAAAAAAGAGACGTGCGGAAGGGTTGTCGTATACAACTAATAACCAAATAAGAGCCCCCAAAGTCCCTAAGACAGTTGATTGTACAAAATGCTTATTCAAATGTACAGATACATTCACCGAACAAGACCGAGCGAAAATTTGTAGAACCTACTGGCATTTGGACTTTGTaagcaaaaaaaactttatactgGCTCGTATTACAGTCCAGCCACCAAAGAAAATCCTGGTAGAGAGAAAACGACCAGCTAGACCTTACACtacaaagtgttattttgatttaggcACAGAGAAGCGACAAGTTTGTCAGAAATTCTTTTGCTCTGCTTTAGGCATCTCAAGTGCAACACTCAGTGACGCTGTTAAAAACCGAGATGAACTTGGATTTTACTCCGGTGCTGATGGACGAGGACATCATGTTCCGCCAAATAAAACTCCCCCAGAAAAGGTGCAAGAAGTACTTGACCACATTTCTTCCTTTCCTACAATGGAGGGACATTATATTCGTAAAAAATCTAAACGTAAATATTTGGAAAGCACACTTtcagtgaataaaatgcatgaaCTTTATTTGCTAGAGTATGAAAACAACAATCCTGTGTCTGCAATAACTTATCGCAGAATTTTCTCGACTCAGTTCAACTTGAGTTTCTTTGTCCCAAAAAAAGACCAGTGTCAGGCATGTAACAAGTACACCTCAGcacaagataaagataaagctGATCTGGAAACGACCTATAGCGAGCACATACAAAGAAAAGTTGCATGCGAGGctgaaaaagaaagagacaaacaaAGAGCAGGGACCGATCCAACCTTTTTATCTGTGTCTTTTGATTTGCAAGCTATATTACAAATACCATGTTCAAAAGTTGGCTTGCTTTATTACGTGCGTAAACTGACCGTATACAATTTGACCGTGTATGAGAGTGCCTTACCCAACAATGCCTTTTGCTTTTCCTGGTCCGAAGTACATGGCAAAAAGGGAAGCGCGGAGATTGGTACAATTTTATACCATTACTTGTCAAATTGTATCTCCACGAACGTAACAAGTGTGTCTTTGTTCTCCGACACCTGCGGTGGTCAAAATCGTAACCAAAACGTTGCGGCTATATTACTTTGGGCTGTTAACGAAATCGATCATCTTCAAGTCATTGAACAGAAATTTCTTGAGTCGGGGCATTCTTACATGGAAGCCGATTCAATGCACAGCAGTATTGAAAGTTCTAAGAAAAACAAGGACGTATTCTCTATGACAGATtggaaaaacatttttaagAATGCTAGATCGAAAGGAGTGTACAATGTTGgcaaaaaaaaggtaaaaaaagatCCCTATAATGTTAAAGAATTTAAATACAACGAGTTTTACGACCTAAAACGTCTAGCTGAagctatattgaaaaataaaagcaaGGACTGCAATGGGAATAAAGTCCTCTGGCTAAAGATCAAAAAAATGAAATACGTCAAAGGCGACTCAAAAATATACTTCAACTACGACTCATCTGAAGATTATTTGAACTTTGATACCAAGGCGACGGCGACCCCCCAATCTGGCTCTCGGTACAGGACAAGGAACCAAAACAAGTCGAATCCTGGCTCTGTGGAACCACCTCCGACTCCTGAAGCATTTCTTAGTcacggtttaaaaaaaatgtacgatAAACCCTTGACGATCTCTGCAGCAAAGAAAAAGGATTTACTCAGTCTTTGCGATAAAGGCGTCATTCCTGAAGAGTATCATGGTTGGTTTCGCTCGCTTAACTGTGAC